The Pyxidicoccus sp. MSG2 DNA segment CCGCGCCCCTGCCTCCCAGCGTGCCGGAGGACCTGCGCGCCCTCATCGACCGCTGCCTGTCGCGAGACGTGGAGGAGCGCTTCCAGCGCGCCGAGGAGCTGCTCGGGGCGCTGAACCGGAAGGAGGCGGCATGAGTGCGCCACCCCTCGTCGAGCAGGTGCGTGAAGCGCTGCGTGCCTTCGTGGAGCTGGAGTCCCTCAGCAGCGCGGAGGCGGTGGACCGCGAGCGCCTGCGGGCCTGGGCCCTCAAGCACTTCGGGGCCCTGGTGCGCATCGAGCAGGAGGCCTCGCGGCTGGCCGCGGCCCCACCGCCCCGGCCTCAGTTACCGGCGGAGGAACCCGGCGGCCCGGTGCTGCGCTCGCTGGAGCGGGTGTCGGCCGCGCCGCTGGGCACTTCGCTGGAGGTGGCGCTGGGCGCGCTGATGGAGCTCACCGGGGCGAGGCGGGGCTTCGTGGGCCTGCGCGGGAAGGGCGGAGCGCTGCGCTTCGCGGCCCACCAGGGCTTCACGGAGCTGCACCCCAGCGGTCCCGAGGGGCAGCTGTCCCGCACCATCCTCGCCGCCGCCCTCGAGACGGGCAGCCCCCTGCTGCTCGAGGACGCACGGGCCGATGCCCGCTTCTCCGAGGCGCCCAGTGTGATGGCGCTCGCCCTGCGCGCGGTGCTGGTGGTGCCGCTGGCGGGCCGCGCGGCTCCCTTCGGCGTGCTGTACCTGGACCACCCGAGCACCGCGGGGGCCTTCGGCCCGGACGCCCGTGAGCGCGCCGAGGCCTTCGCGCGGGCCCTGGGCCCCCTGCTGGAGCGCGACGTGGCGCTCGCCCGTGCGCGCGAGAAACGCCAGGAGCGGGGAGCGCGGCTGCGCACGGGCCGCAAGCTCGAGGCGCTGGTGGGGGAGAGCGACGCGATGCTGGAATTGCTGGAGCTGCTGGTGAAGGTGGCTCCGTCCCACTCGCCCGTGCTCGTCCTGGGCGAGACGGGGACGGGCAAGGAGCTGGTGGCGCGGGCGCTGCACGAGCACTCGCGCCGGGCCTCCGGTCCCTTCGTGGCCATCAACTGCGGAGCCATCTCTCCGGCGCTGGTGGAGAGCGAGCTGTTCGGTCACGAGCGGGGAGCCTTCACCGGCGCCGAGCGGGCGCGCCCCGGCAGCTTCGAGGCGGCGGACGGAGGCACCTTCTTCCTCGACGAGGTGGGTGAGCTGCCATTGCCCGTCCAGGTGAAGCTCTTGCGCCTGCTGGAGGGCGGCACCTTCATGCGGGTGGGCTCCGCCGAGTCACACCGCGCGGACGTGCGCCTCGTGGCCGCGACGCACAAGGACCTCCACGCCGAGGTGCGCGCCGGGCGCTTCCGTGAGGACCTGCTCTTCCGCCTGGATGTCTTGCGAATGGAGGTGCCACCGCTGCGCGAGCGCGAGGAGGACATCGGCCTCATCGCAGAGGCGCTCATCCCCCGGCTCGTCGCCGAGCAGGGCCTGCCGGCGCGAAGGCTGCACCCGGCCGCGCTGGCCGCGCTGGAGGCCTGGTCCTGGCCGGGCAACGTGCGCGAGCTGCGCAACGTGCTCGAGCGCGCGGTGGTGCTGAGCGACGCGGAGCGCATCGGACTGGACGCGCTCCCGCCGGAGATTGCCGGAGCCCTGCGGCCGACCACCGCGCCCCGGGGCATCAAGGAGGCGGTCCGCGTCTATCGCCAGCGGCTCGTCCAACAGGCGCTCGACACCAGCGGCAGTCACGCCGAGGCGGCCCGCCGGTTGGGCGTCAACCCCAAGTACCTCTACAAGCTCATCAAGGACATCGAGTCCGAGGCCGCTGACGCGGAGGGCTGAAGCCCTTCTCACGCCGTCAGTGGAGCAGCCCGGGCAAGACGCCGGGGCGTGCTCCCCGGTGCCTCGTTTTCAGCTGAGCGGCTCCGTCACCGGGTCAACTAGATACAGTTGGCGTAGCACTCGTTGAAGCACGTGGGGTTGGTGGTGCCGCACTGCAGCCGACAGTACCTGTTGCAGATGCAGGCGTCGGTGTCACACGCCTGGGCGCTCACGTTTGAATCGGCCGTCGGCTGCTCGCTCAAGGGCGCCTGTGACTCTTCGGACACGGGTCCGCCGCAGCCAACCATCAGCCCGAGGACCGCCACGGCCGCCAGCCAGGTTCCAGCTCGCTTCATGCTCCCCATCCCTTTTGAGTTGCGCGGAAGTGCGCGGCGAGGATTCTAGCTGGCACCGGGCCATCCAAGGATAGACATACATCTGGCGAAATCGGCTCCGTCCAGTGGGGCTGATTTTTGAGCGCCCTGACGGCATGGGCCGCGGAGGGGTCCGCATGACTCATCATCTTGTGACGCCGTGTCGGTCCAACTGGTAGAGCA contains these protein-coding regions:
- a CDS encoding sigma-54-dependent Fis family transcriptional regulator, producing the protein MSAPPLVEQVREALRAFVELESLSSAEAVDRERLRAWALKHFGALVRIEQEASRLAAAPPPRPQLPAEEPGGPVLRSLERVSAAPLGTSLEVALGALMELTGARRGFVGLRGKGGALRFAAHQGFTELHPSGPEGQLSRTILAAALETGSPLLLEDARADARFSEAPSVMALALRAVLVVPLAGRAAPFGVLYLDHPSTAGAFGPDARERAEAFARALGPLLERDVALARAREKRQERGARLRTGRKLEALVGESDAMLELLELLVKVAPSHSPVLVLGETGTGKELVARALHEHSRRASGPFVAINCGAISPALVESELFGHERGAFTGAERARPGSFEAADGGTFFLDEVGELPLPVQVKLLRLLEGGTFMRVGSAESHRADVRLVAATHKDLHAEVRAGRFREDLLFRLDVLRMEVPPLREREEDIGLIAEALIPRLVAEQGLPARRLHPAALAALEAWSWPGNVRELRNVLERAVVLSDAERIGLDALPPEIAGALRPTTAPRGIKEAVRVYRQRLVQQALDTSGSHAEAARRLGVNPKYLYKLIKDIESEAADAEG